The Clupea harengus unplaced genomic scaffold, Ch_v2.0.2, whole genome shotgun sequence genome contains a region encoding:
- the LOC122132063 gene encoding SET-binding protein-like produces the protein MEQRELSRVARQKAGSEAEFFPSGSTINRATLAELTGSSLLPTQAKGLTLPGEREEDEDLGLGRDVDASSNADSEKWTQPDGMEEQEFSIKEASFSEGSLKLKIQTTKRAKKPPKNLENYICPPEIRITIKQPGEQKTAKHGKNNKAAKEEDKVPPKKKVRNFSIYF, from the coding sequence ATGGAGCAGCGGGAACTGTCCCGGGTGGCCCGACAAAAGGCGGGCAGCGAGGCCGAGTTCTTCCCGTCCGGGAGCACCATCAACAGGGCGACCCTGGCCGAGCTCACCGGCAGCAGCCTGCTTCCCACCCAGGCCAAGGGGCTCACGCTGCCCGGGGAGcgggaggaggatgaggacctGGGGCTGGGCAGGGACGTGGACGCTAGCTCGAACGCTGACAGCGAGAAGTGGACGCAGCCGGACGGCATGGAGGAGCAGGAGTTCTCCATCAAAGAGGCCAGCTTTTCGGAGGGCAGCCTCAAACTAAAGATCCAGACCACGAAACGTGCCAAGAAGCCCCCCAAGAACCTGGAGAACTACATATGCCCGCCGGAGATTCGCATCACCATCAAGCAGCCCGGGGAGCAGAAGACAGCCAAGCATGGAAAGAACAACAAGGCAGCCAAGGAGGAAGACAAAGTACCCCCCAAAAAGAAGGTAAGGAATTTTTCCATTTACTTTTAG